TTTTTCTTACGTTTGTGGGTTGCGATTTTTCTACGCTTTCTCTTTTTTCCGGAAGGCATTCCTTCCTCCTTATATCAAGCCTGTTCTGTCAAATTTCTAGTCGAGGTACTTTTGTAAAACTTTATTTTTCCTCATATTGGATAACATCGCTTTGATATCACCCACACCTTCACGTGAAGTTATGAGGAGTACATCTGGTTCTTCCACAACAATCAGATCTTTCACACCAAGAAATGTGATGAGCTCTTTTTGAACGGAGGAAATATTCCCTGATGCTTTGTGGTAATGTACTTCTTTACCTTGGTGGTGGTTTTTCTCTTTGTCCCCTGGCAAAATCCGTTCAAGAGACATCCAAGATCCTACATCGTCCCAATTGAAAGTAGCTTCCACCATTCGGATACGATTGGATTTTTCCATGATCGCAGTGTCGATGGCTTCGGAAGGTAACATTTGGAATGCGGTTTTTAAATCCCCAAAATTCTTAAATGGAAACCCATTTTTTAAAGGACCAAGGATATGGGGAGCATGGCGTTCCAGTTCCGACAATATGGTTTCCGTGCGGAAAAGAAAGATCCCTGGGTTCCAATAAAAATTCTTCTTTTTGATGTATTTGAGTGCAGTTTTGAAATCAGGTTTTTCAAAGAAGGCTTTTACCGTATAACCTACATCAGTTGGTTTTCCAGTGCTAATGTATCCATATCCAACTTCAGGTCGGTTTGGTTTAACCCCAAGTAAAACCATACCATTTTCAGTTTCGAACAAGGCTTGTTCGATGGTTTTTGTGAACTCTTTGACAGGATCAATAAACGCATCCGCAGAGAGAACGATGAGATTGGGATTTCCGTATTTTTTTTGGAAGTACAATGCAGAAAGAGCGATGATGGGAGCTGTGTTTTTTCCTTCTGGTTCGATGATAAAATTTCCAGATGGGAATTTTGGATCTTTTTTAAGAATTTCTGCCTTCAGAGTTGCATTGGTCCCAATGTAAATGCGATCCAATGATGTGATGGTAAGGGCTCTGTCGATTGTCTCTTTGAGAAGGGTTTTGTTCGAATAAACTTTCTGGAGCTGTTTGGGGGAATTGGTGCGGGAACGAGGCCAAAACCTCTCCCCTTTCCCTCCTGCCATAATCAAAACAACAGGGGTTTCTTTTGGTAATTTTGCCATAGGGTTTGGAACCAGAATTTAGAAAGGGAAAGAGAGGAAAACTAGAAAAGAGTTATGCCCCACCTGCTTCTTTCGGAGTTTCCTCGCTGTGAAGTTTGATCGGTTTTGCAGGGATGATGGTCGAAATGGCATGTTTGTAGACCAAATTCTGTTTGTTTTCATTTTCTAAAATGATGGTGAAATTGTCAAAACTGACAACTTTTCCTTTTAAAGGAACTCCATTTAACAAGTAGATGGTGAGATCAATTTTCTCTTTTCTTGCTGTGTTTAAAAGTTGGTCTTGGATGTTATTTTTTGCCGACATTGGAAATCCCGAGTGTTCTCTCTATCTTTGTTCTATATTTGTATACAATTGGACAGCGGCATCAAAAGAAATGGGCGAAAGGAATGATTCTTTTTTGAACCAAGTAATTTGCCTTTTTGCATAATTTCTGTGACTTTGCGCCAACTGTTCAATGAATGTATTAATGTCTATCGTTCCATTTAGGAATGCAAGCGCAAAATTGTAACCCAAGGTTCGTAACCCCGGACAGTTTGGTCCATACTTCGAAATGACTTCTTTCGTTTCCTCTAACATACCACTAACGATCTGATTCACTCGTGTATTGATGCGGTTGTAGAGAATGTCTCTTGGCCAATCCAACCAATGCCCAATCAATTTCACTTCTGGATGGTCTTGTAAA
The sequence above is a segment of the Leptospira levettii genome. Coding sequences within it:
- a CDS encoding mannose-1-phosphate guanylyltransferase, with translation MAKLPKETPVVLIMAGGKGERFWPRSRTNSPKQLQKVYSNKTLLKETIDRALTITSLDRIYIGTNATLKAEILKKDPKFPSGNFIIEPEGKNTAPIIALSALYFQKKYGNPNLIVLSADAFIDPVKEFTKTIEQALFETENGMVLLGVKPNRPEVGYGYISTGKPTDVGYTVKAFFEKPDFKTALKYIKKKNFYWNPGIFLFRTETILSELERHAPHILGPLKNGFPFKNFGDLKTAFQMLPSEAIDTAIMEKSNRIRMVEATFNWDDVGSWMSLERILPGDKEKNHHQGKEVHYHKASGNISSVQKELITFLGVKDLIVVEEPDVLLITSREGVGDIKAMLSNMRKNKVLQKYLD
- the hfq gene encoding RNA chaperone Hfq, coding for MSAKNNIQDQLLNTARKEKIDLTIYLLNGVPLKGKVVSFDNFTIILENENKQNLVYKHAISTIIPAKPIKLHSEETPKEAGGA